A region of the Vigna unguiculata cultivar IT97K-499-35 chromosome 9, ASM411807v1, whole genome shotgun sequence genome:
AAACTCAGGACTTATCCATGACACTGTTGATTGCAGCAGAGTGAACAGAAGCATAAAGTTCAGAGTTTCAGCCAAACAAGAGAAGCAAGAACCCAGTAAGAAAAAGCAATCTTTGTTCAGCAGTGTGACTGAGGCTCTTGATTTTTCCCAAGTGAGATCTGCAGAGGATGCTCAGCTCATAGAAGAGGCCAGAGAAGCCACAAGATCAGGAGAAAGGATGAGCAGAGAACAGGTATATTCTACTCTTTCAACTCTTTAATCCTTTCATGATCCCTCTAACACTgtctttcttttgtttaattCAGTATGGAGCTCTTAGAAGGAAAATTGGTGGCACATACAAGGATTTTTTCAAGTCCTATGTTGAAGGTACAATATAGTTATCATGGCCAACATTCTTcaatcttcattttcttctttggCTACTAAATGTTTTTTCATACTCTTCTTACCATAATTCATGTCCCAATAAATGTTTGTCTGACTCAAATTACTGAATCCTACCACCaagttgcattttttttttcattttgtgatGGGTTAATATCAGAAAACTCATATTTGGCATTCAACAGTGGATGGAGCATATGTTGAAGAAGGGTGGGTTGACAAAACATGCAAGGTTTGCAAAAAGGACACCAGAGGAGAGGAAAGGCAAGTGGACAACTTTGGAAGATATGCTCATGTTGCATGTTTAGAGAAGTCCAAATCAGGGAACTTTTTTACCAGATTGTTCTCTTCTTAAACAACACATTTTCTCATATACTATTATAAACTTTCTGTTATTCATCCAATCATCACATTAGATATTCAGCTTCTATCTATCTCAGGGCTTTATCATCACAGCAAAACAAAGATTAATATCATTGCCTCTTCAACagattgtgtatttttttcaaattttaactttcttttggGGTGAAAAATAGAAGTTTACAATTTTGAAGCTCTGAACTTGctgaaacaaaaaaatgtatttatctGATTGTGACTAAGAGCTGCAATTGAATCAGTCTTCAAGAAACTAACAAGCTACTACATctgatttaattaatatatagtttAATAAAAGCACGCAAGAGTTGGATATGTATGATATTTAACAAAGGTTTTACCTACTACATCcgatttaaaactaataatatatagcTCAGTTTGTGTAGTTTAAGGAATATTTAACATGTATACAatgcatttaatttaaaatactcGTATTA
Encoded here:
- the LOC114162928 gene encoding uncharacterized protein LOC114162928, producing the protein MGLGTLPLTPSYTSFSPNSGLIHDTVDCSRVNRSIKFRVSAKQEKQEPSKKKQSLFSSVTEALDFSQVRSAEDAQLIEEAREATRSGERMSREQYGALRRKIGGTYKDFFKSYVEVDGAYVEEGWVDKTCKVCKKDTRGEERQVDNFGRYAHVACLEKSKSGNFFTRLFSS